The sequence AAGCGCGGATCGAAGCCATAGGCGCCGGTGCTGACGCCCGCCGAATAGCGCACCGCCTCGATGATGTCCTGCGCGCCGCGCTCCTCGATCTCCTTGCGCGTCACCACCGAGACGGAGCGGGGCGTTTCGATGAGTGGCGTATCCGTCTTGGTCGCGCCGGAGCTGCGCTTGGCGGCCACCGTCTTGTCGTCATCCCCGGAATTGACCCGGCCGCCCTTGCCGCTGACCGTGATCGGCTCGAGCGTGCCATCTTGTGACTGGGCGGCGGCCTGCTGCGCAAGCGCCTGATGAGCACAAAGCAGCGCCGCCAGGCACGGCGTGGCGAGCAATCCCCGGCACCAGATCCTGCCACCTCTGACCATGTTAGACCCCTCATGAAACGTCACGTCGACATGCCTCGCTCTTTGCCATTCGCTGTCGGCGACCTCTCCCTCTCGCCGGCATCCAGATTGTTGTCTAAAATACTCAAGTTCAAAAACTTGACTATGGAATTCATATTTGTCCGTCAACCGCCTTTCGCGAAAGTGGGCAGCGAATTCACCGCCCATCCTCTCCGTCGACAGCCGCCATCAGACCGCCGACGGCTTTCGGGTCGCCGTTTTCCTTCGATGGTGGCATCTTGCGGGCTCGAACCATCTCAAGGTGCGCTATTCCATGCTTGTTCTGCCCAAGGGCGTCCGCCACATGCCGGCCTATCTCTCCCGCACCGTGCAGGAGGCTCTGGTCGAGGCGGTGAGGGGTATCGTCCAGCAGGCTCCGCTGTTCGTGCCGGCCATGCCGCGCACCGGCAAGGAGATGAGCGTGCGCATGACCAATTGCGGTCCGCTCGGGTGGGTCACCGACAAGGAACGAGGCTATCGCTACCAGCCCATGCATCCGCTGACCGGAGAGCCCTGGCCGCCGATCCCGGAGAGCCTGCTCGATCTCTGGCGGCAGGTATCGGCCTATCCGAATCCGCCGCAGGCCTGCCTGATCAATTTCTACACGGCCGACGCGAAGATGGGCCTGCACCAGGATCGCGACGAGGCCGATTTCTCGGCACCCGTCGTCTCCGTCTCACTGGGCGACGATTGCCTGTTCAGGGTCGGTCAGGCGACGCGCGAGGGCGCCACCAAGTCGTTCAGGCTGAAGAGCGGCGACGTCGTCGTGCTCGGCGGCGAGGGCCGCCTCTGCTTCCACGGCGTCGACCGCATTTACCCATCGACCTCGGCGTTGCTCAAGAACGGCGGCAGGATCAATCTGACGCTGCGGCGGGTGACGAAAGCCGAGTGAGCGAGCTAATGCATATCGCCCAAAAGTGACCTCGGTTTTGGGAGAACGACATGCATAAAAACAAAGATCTAAAGCGCGTCGCATGAATCCGGTTCAACGCGACGCGCTTTAGAACAAATTCCAGGAAAAGTGTGAAACGGCTTTCCCGGGAAAAAGCGCATAGCGCTTTCCCCACAGGAATTGTGTCAAAACAAAGAGTTAGGGAAGATCGCCGTTTCCGTAAAATGGTGAACTGCTCTAATGGGCGTCCGAACGCCGTGCATAGACTTCAATGTAGTCCCCGCTCGCGATTTCCTCATAGCCTTCCATCAGGGTTTGGAAATCCGCGTTCTGACGCATCCACACGATCCAGATTGGCGGAAAGTCCGCCGTGAGCGACCACGCTGACTTTTTCTTGTTCATCCGATCCATCAGGATGATATCGGGCTTGTTGTCGCGGATCAGGGAATTGACGTAGCGCGTATAATTATCAAGGTCCTGCCGTGCGATGCGCTCGTCTTCGCCTTGATACGTACCCCGCATCAGACCCCAAAGCGCATAGGTGCCGACCCAATCATGAGCATAGGCCGACAGCCAGCGACCATTGCTCATCCTTGTCAGCGGATTGCCGACGGAAAGATCGGAGCTGACCTGAACGATCGATGGCGAGGCGTAACGGCTCTTGATGGCATCGACCAGGCTTTTCTCGGGCAGTTGATAGAACTGGTGGTGCGTCACCGAAAGCGCAGCGACCACGGCCAGCGCGGCTGCGGCATGGAGCTTGACGCTGGCGACCTCGGAGGCGGCCTCCGCATTTGCCAGGCCAAACGCCATTTGCCATCGTGATGCCACGGCCAGCAGCATCGCAAACACCAGCGTAGTCTGGAAAGGATACTGGTGATTGGGCCAGTATTTTCCAAGATACACCATGGAAACAAAGAGGCCGCCGGCACTCACCATCGCCAGCGCGACGTCGTCTCGCCAGACAGATTTGCGCATCTGGAAAACCGCGAAGACGACAAAGATCGCAAAAGTCGGCAATGCGGCGACGATATTTATGTTGGCCCGCAGGCTGACATAGTAGCGCATCAGCACTTGCAGGAAGGCGCCGAGAAACTCGGGGAACCATAGATACACACTGACGAGATAGGCAGCGCAAACCGTGAAGATGACGACGTTTTCAGCCGTCAGGCACGCCATCAGCGAGCGTCTGCGCCAAGCGATAAAGAGGTACGGAAATATGATGCCGGTTGCCCAATGCGGTTTGACCAGAAGCAGCACGCTTCCAGCCAGGCCAACCGCTACGGCAAGGCCGAGAGGAACCGGCGCATGGGCACGGTTTTCAATCCGCCACATCATCAGGAACAGCATCGGCATGAACAACATCGTACCGATATGTTCGCGCTGGCCGAAAACATTCCCAGGCATGATGAGAAGCAAAACCGCCAGCGCGGGATAGATCCATTGCGTCTTCAGATCGACAAAGATTCGGCCGCGTTCGATGACCATCGCCGACAGCGCAATCGAAACGAAGAAGACCAGATAGATGAAGCACTCGATTGCCGATTCCGGCGAGATGCCGAGCCTGTGGGACAGCCACACCGGCCCAATATAGAGGGCCACGGAGAAAGGCGGGTTGGTTTCCAGAATGTCGACATAGAGCTTCTGGCCATCAAGGACCTTTTCGCAGATGACGATGAGCCAGCTGACGTCGGTATTGTCGCCGGCCGTCCACGGCATGAAAAAAGAGAACACCACCACGGCCGCGACAAGCCAGACCGGCGACAAGCTTCCAATCGAAGACGCAAAGCCGGTCGCGGTACTGATGTTTCGGACACTTCCCATGCTCATCGGACCGCCCCAGCAAAGATCATTTTTACGCAGTACGACGAAATCACGGGCGGGTGCACAGCTGCGCCTGCCTGACGTCGCAAGCTAGCCGGGATTGCCTAAAGTGCAGTTAATCGCGCCGTTACAGTCTGCGATGTTCGTCGGCATCGCGTCGAGAACTTGGTTGTCCGTGCAAGACTGTTGCACAGGCCGATCGATGCTTGGTGGGTGCTTCCGTCTTAGCGCAGCGGCGAAAAAATCGCCGAGATCAGATGGAAGGGCAGTGCGCCATAGGCTGCGACTGTCGCATCATCGTCCCATTGGCGGAATTGCCGGGAGGGTCGCGCCTCCAGCGTCACGGCGCGCCTTTCTCCATCAAGCGTCACCTTGCCGCGAAAATGCAGCACCCGTTCCCCGCCGGACCGGCTGATGGCCATGGCGCGCAGGCGCGCAATATGGTCGTCATCGACGTTGATCTCCATCTCGATGCGGCGGCGGACTGGTGGCACACGGATCTTGACTGTGATGTCCAGCATCATCTCGCCTGCCGTTGGCGGGCAAGGTATGGCCTGTGAGAATACCGATGGCGGCAGCGTTTGCGACGGCTCGTTGCGGGCTGGCCTGCCGCGCCAGGCCTTGGCTGGCGGCTCCTGCCGCAGCCGGCCGCTCTTGCGTCGCAGCCGCAACTGCTTGGCAAGGCCACGCGACAACCAGACCAGCCTGCCGAAATCGGTCCGCGGCTTGGCCTGCAGCACCGCCGACCAGCGCGAGAGACCGGTGCGGTCGGCCATGTCAAGCACGCGCCCCAGCACCTTGTCCGGCACCCCCACGCCTGTTTCAAGCGCCAAATAGGAGAGCGCTACAGCAGCGGCAACGGCAAGGCCGCGTCTGGCGACAACATCGAGGAACACATCCCAGTCTACATCGCCGCCGCGAATGGCCACCGCGCAATCGACCAGCCAGTCGCTGTGCGTGTGGGCATCGAGCCCGCCATGCGCGATGGCAAGCGCGATGCGGTCGGCCGGCGACGGCACCAGCACGCCGACGCCGCTGAATTCGGCGCTATCGGCCCGTTGCCAGATGGCCAGGTCGTCTTCCTCGCTTCGCTGCGAACCGTCATAGGCGAGCTGGTGCAGGTCGATGTCGCCGAGATTGCCCTTGAAGAAGTTCATCGAGCGCAGCGACGCCAGCCTTGTCCGCAGATATTGCGGGCTGACACCCGTGGCGATCTGCCAGTCGCCGTCGCGCAGCACGTCGAAGGCCGTTTGCATGTCCTGCGGCCGCACCAATATGTCGATGTCGTGCGCCACCCGGCCGCGCTGTGCCGAGGCGTTCAAGGCAATGCGGCTGGCGCCCTTGATGAGCATCACCTTGCATCCCGCATCGGTCATCGCCTTCAGCGCCGGTTCTGCTTCGCGCATCGCCATACGCGATTTGGTCCACAGCATCTTCTGCAGGCCGACAAGGCGCGGATAAGCGGAATGGCCGGCGAGCTTCCTGCCGAACCTATCGGAGATCGCGGCCAGCAGCCGGTGCTCGCGAAACGAGACATGATCGATATCGTTCTCGTCCAGCCAGCGGCCGGCGCAAGCGGCTGCGGCATCCTCGTCGGGAAGAAGTGCGGCCTTGAGCAACTGGTCTAGTCCGCCCGTCGGCCATGACCAGCCATAGTCCGGGAAGCGACGCTCGATACAGCGGATATCAGCCATCAGCCCGGGCCGGCTTTGTTGCGGGCCCGCCGCAGCATGGCGAGCCGTGCCACTTCGAGATAGCCGCGGTCGCGGGCCGCATCGCGTCCATAGGACAGGCTGCCCGGCCGTATGCGGCGCAGCGCCAGCGCCTCGTCCAGCATGTCGAGGGCAAGGCCCGCCTCGCGCGCCCGGGCGATCCAGTCGATCATTTCGCCACGGCCGCCCGGCGGATCGACGATCGGTCCAACCGTCTTGGCGACCTCGCGGCGGATCATCATGGTGGTCCGCGACCAGCCAGGCACGGCCGTGGCCTCGGGCGCGTCCGGCTGGTCGTTGCGGAAATTCCGCCAGTGACAGAAAACGCCCGCTGTCGCGGGACATCTCTTGAGATGCGCCAGCTGTCTCTCGATCTTGTCCGGCAGCCACAGATCGTCCGCATCGAGCGTCGCGATGAGCGGCGTCGACAACGCGGCGATACCCCTGGTCGTGGCGCTGCCAGGTCCGGCATTTGCCTGGCGCAGCAGCTGCACCGGCAGGTCTGTTCCGCCGATCGCTGAAGCCAGGTCGTCGGTCGAACCATCATCGACGATCACCACCAGGTCGGGCCGCACCGTCTGGGTGGCGACCGATCGCAGCGTCTCGCCAATCGTGCCGCTGGCGTTGAATGCCGGAATGACGACGCCGTATCCGCTCATCACATGAACTGCCAGTCAGCGAGATCCTTGAGTTCGAAGATGCCTTCGATCCGCCGCAAGGTCGGATCTGCCTTGCGGCGGGTCATCGACTTGTAGATTGCACGCATGAATTCACGGGACTGGACATCGGTCTGCCGGGTCATGTTGCCGGGATGGCGTCTATAGTAGAGGGCCACGGTCTCCGGCGTGACATATCTTGGTCCGCTTTCGAAGGTGCGCAAGAGGTAGTCGGTGTCCTCCGCCTGATGGAAGGCTTCGTCGAACACACCGATGCGCCCGACAAGCCGGCGCGTGAAGATCGCCGCCGACAAATGGATGCCGCGAACCGTGATACTGCGGCTGTCGGCGGCAGGCTCCAGGCGCTCGTCGTCGATCTTGTCGACCAGCATCATCCTTGAATAGGTGAGATCCAGATTCGGATCGTTGCGGAAGAGTTCGATATCGGCCGCAAAGCGTCCGACCGGCGAAATGTCGTCCGAATCGAGAAAGGAGACAAGGTCGGTCTCCGGCTTGAGCAATCCCAGCCCGGTGTTGCGCGTCCGGGTCACACCCATATTGGGTTGTTGAAACAGGCGGATGCAGGCGTTCTCCGCCATCAGCGAGCGCACCATTTCGGCCGATCCGTCGGTCGAGCCGTCATCGATGACGATGATGTCGAGATCGGCGGCATCACGCTGCCTGAGCAGCGAGCGTAGCGCCGGGCCCACAAAGGTCTCGCGGTTATGGACCGGCATGATCACGCTCAGCCTCATATCAGCCCCAAGCCTGGCCTCGATCCGACGACGTGCGGCATTACATCATCCGCCAATCAGCAGATGCGCTTTTCAGCTCGAAAATACCTTGAACCTCGCGCAGCGACGGGTCGGCCTTGCGTCGTCGCATCGACTTGTGGATTGCACGCAGATGATTGCGGACCCGGCTGTCATGTTCCTTGGTGACATTCCCGGCGTGGCGCCGGTAGTAGATCGCGACGGTGTCCAGCAACTCGTAGTTCGCACCCGTTTCGAAAACCCGCAGCAGATAGTCGGTGTCCTCGGCCTGTTCGAACTCCTCGTCGAATTGGCCCGTTCGCTCGACAAGGCTCCTGCGGAACAGGGCAATGCTCAGCGAAATTCCCCGCATCGTCATGGTGCGGCTGTCGACCGCAGGCTCCAGTCTCTCGTCGTCAATCCGGTCGGCCAGCGTCATCAGCGAATAGGTCAACTCCAAGCCGGGGCTCTCGCCGAAACGCGCAAGATCGGTCTTGAAGCGCCCGGCCAGCGAGATGTCGTCGGAATCCAGGAACGAAACGAACTCGGCGTCCGCAGGCAATTGCCTCAGCCCGGCATTGCGAGTCCTGGCGACACCCATATTCTCTTGCCGGAACAGCCGGATGCAGGGGTTCTCGACCATCATCGAACGCACGGCCTCCGCCGAACCGTCGGTCGAGCCGTCGTCGATGACGATGATGTCGAGATCGGCGGCATCGCGCTGGCGCACCAACGAGCGCAAGGCCGGAACGACATAGCGTTCGCGGTTGTAGACAGGCATGATCACGCTCAATTTCACGAAACAACTCGCGTCAGAAAATCCGCAAGAGTGCCGGCGATCTCCTCGGGATGCGTTCCCAGGGACAGACGGTAGCTTGGCAGCTGGCGGGTAAGATCGCCGAAGAAACGGAAGCCGCTTTCGCGCTCCCCCGGCATCTGCATGATGCCCGACGGTGCCAGTGCAATCATGGCGTCTCGACGCGACACTGGCACAATCGAACTCGTCTCGCCACCGCCGATATGTGGCACCACCAGCGCAACGATGTCCAGCGCTGCAGGCACCGGCCGGGGCGCGATGTCGGCAATGTGAAACGTGTGCTTGCCCTGCCAGTTCAAGGGGCTCTCGATCATCAGTCGCTGCTGCAGGCCCAGCCGTGCGAAACCTTGCGGGTCCTGCTTCAGTGTTGAAAACAGCGGCCGCGCGGTCACGCCGCCGGCGAGATCGATCAGCACATAGTCGTCGCCGACGCTGTCGAGCCCGTTGAGCAGGCCGGCGGCGACGGTGCCGGATTTGCCGGCGCCGCCCGCGCCGGCGAGCAGCACGCCCTTGCCATTGGCGCCGAGCGTGCCGGCATGGGTCAGCCGCATGCCGCGCGCCGCATATTCCCAGTGCAGGAAGGCACGCAGCGGTGCTGTCGGCTCCCAGGGCGGAAAAGCATCGGGCGAGGTCATCAGTTGGACGCCAATGCGGCGCTCCGGATCGTAGACCTGCCAGAAATCCAGATCGTGAAAATAGTGGCCACGCAGTTCGGCCCCGGCGAGCCGTTCGGCAAAGCCGTATTCGGTGAAATGCGCATCGCCCCATCGCGCCGGCTCAGGGATGCCGCCAATGCCGGGATGAACGGTGAAGATGCGGCATGTCGATGGCTCCGCCAGGTCGTCCTCGGCCTCCAAGAAGGCGTGGCCGAGCGCCTCGGCGAGCACACCGGGAGCGACATGCGCGATCAGCTCCAGCCGGGGCAGGCGGATCGTCCGCGCGGCCGGATAACATGCAGCGGCATCTTCAGCGGCGGTGATGAGATGCCGGGCGTAGTCCGGCAAGGTTTCGAGCGTGACGCGCGGCATCCTGCGCCCTCTATCTCAGACCCACCCGGCTCGTCAGGATGCCTGCTTGACCGCCGGCCAGCCGAGGGGTTCCTCGACCTCGTGGATGGGGTCCACGATGATCAAATCGGCGAGGTCGTCGTGAATGCTCACATCGAGCGGCTCGCTCGTGGCGGCAAGCTCGGCAGGCAACTCGCCCGGCAGCGGTTGCGCCGCCGTTTCCGAAGGCACCAGCAAACCCAGTTCGAGCAATTGCGATATGAAGTGTTCGAGTTCAGCCGCGCCGAGTGTCGAACCGCCGGCGGTCAGCCCGATCAGGGCCCGGGCATCGATCCCGGACGCGAGCGCCTGCCAGACCCTGCTGCCGGAATCGGAAAAGCCGAAATATTTGCCGTTGGCAAGGTTGAGCACCACGGCCTCGCCATCGAAGGATTCGAAGACGATGTCCCTGCTCGCAACCGCATAGGCGTCGCAATCACGTGTCATTGTTGCCCCGCTTCGCAATCCCCGCCCACCCGCAGGATCGCGTCCACTGACAACGCCTGTAAACGCTCGGTTCTTCGTTGGCAAGGTAAGCGGAGCCGGCAAGACTCCAGCCATTTGGGGGCCGGCTGGGAGCGCGAGCCGATCACGCCTCTATTTCGAGCGCCGACAGCGGCTTCGAGCAACAGGCGAGGATGAAGCCGTCATCGATCTCGTGATCGAGGATGCCGCCATTGTGGCTCATCTCGACAGCGCCGGAGACTTTCTTCACCTTGCAGGTTCCGCACAGGCCGAATTCGCAGGCTGCGGGGATCCGCACGCCCGAAGCGCGCGCCGTCTGCAGCACGGTCTGGCCGGCGACGCATTCCGCGTCGACGTCCGAAAGCGCGAAGCGGATCGGTGTTGCGGCTTCGACGGGAACAGCCACACTGTCCGGCGCAGCGAACGGCGCCGGGATTTCCTCCACCATCGGTGCGGCAAAGCTCTCCTGGTGGTATTTCGTCATGTCGAAGCCGGCGGCCTCCAGCATGCCGCGCACGGCGCGCATGAAAGGGTCCGGACCGCAGCAGAAGATTTCGCGTTCGCGGAAATCGGGCGCCAGCAGCGGCAGCCGGATGGCGTCGATGCGGCCCATATGGCCGTACCAGCCCTCGCGGCTCGACCGCTCCTCGATCATGAAGCCGAGCGACAGGCCGGGCATATGACCGCCGAGCAGTTCAAGCTCCTTGCGGAAGATGATCTCTTCGGCGCGCCGGGCGCAATTGACGAAGCCGACATCTGTCCACGGCGCGCAGTCGTTCAGCCAGCGCAGCATCGACATCATCGGCGTCACGCCGGAACCGGCCGAGATGAACAGATATTTGGCCGCCGGGTGGCTGTGCAGAGAAAAGTCGCCATTCGGCCCATAGGCCTTGACGTGCGAACCGGGCTTCAGGTGATCGAACATCCAGCGCGTGCCGATGCTGCCGGCCTGCGCCTTCACCGTCACCGCGATCGAGAACGGCCGCGACGGTGACGACGACAGCGTATAGGTGCGCATCAGCGGCCCGTCCGGCGTCGGCAGTTCCAGCGTCACGAACTGGCCCGGCTTGTAGCGGAACCAGGTCTGGTTGTCGGAGCGGAAGGTGAAGGTCTTGACGTCAGGCGCTTCGTCGCTGACGCCGATCACTTCCAGCACCTGCAGCCTGTCGTTCCAGGGCGCCATCTGGTCGAGATGGCGATAGAGGCCAAGATCCGTCATCGCATTCATCCCTCAACCTCTCAAGCAACGCTGCGCAGCGCCGGCCTGCCGTCGTCGGCAAGGCGCGGGCCGATGAAGCGCGCATACCAGTCGACAAACTGGATCACGCCGCCCTCGTGCAACTCGGAATAGGGGCCGGGCTCATAGGCCGGCGACAGGATGCCGAAGGCGTTCTCCTCGACGATGCGGCGATCCTGGTCGTTGGTCTCGGTCCAGACATGGGTGAGCTCGGCAAGATCGTAGTCGACACCTTCGACCGCATCCTTGTGGACCAGCCATTTGGTCGTCACCGCCGTTTCCGTCGCGCTGATCGGCAGCACGCGGAAGGTGACGGCATGGTCGATGAGGATATGGTTCCAGGTCGTCGGGTAGTGATAGTGCATCAACGTACCGATGCGGTCGGCCGACACGCTGTCGGAGAGGTTCTTCTTCACCGCCCGCTTGCCGGTCATCGTGTAGCTGACCGCGTCGCGCAGCAGCGGCGCCCTTGTGGCGCGGAATTGCCCGGCCGGGTCGATGCGGAACTTGCTCGGCAGGCCGGCCGCCTCGCATTTGGCCCAGTGCGCCAGCATCTCCGGATCGCTGTCGGCGCCTTGCACGCCGGTCACCGTCGGGGCTTCCGGGAAGGTCTTGCACAGTTCCGGGTGATTGCCGGCGCAATGGTAGCACTCGCGGTTGTTTTCCCAGACGAGCTTCCAGTTGCCCTTCTCGACGATCGTGCTCTCGAAGGCGATCTTTGCTTCGCTCAAGCGGTGCGGCTTGAGATAGGGTTCGATCATCGCCCGCATCGGCGCGAAGTCCGCCGCCTCCTTGGCCAGGCAGATGAAGATGTAGCCGGCCACGCTTTCGCAGGCGACCGGCTTCAGGCCGAACTGGCTCTTGTCGAAACCATCTGCCATCTGGCGGGCAAACAGTAACCTTCCGTCCAGCTCATAGGTCCACTGGTGATAGGGACAGACCAGCTTGGCGGCCATACCCTTGTCGGTGTTGCAGACGCGGCTGCCGCGATGGCGGCAGGAATTGTGGAAGGCATTGATCTTGCCCTGCTGATCGCGCACCAGCACGACCGGATAGTCGCCGATCTGCACGGTGATGAAACTGCCGGGCTTCGGCAGTTCGCAATCATGGCCGATGAACAGCCAGTCGCGATACCAGATCAGCTCCATGTCGAGCTTGAAGAAATCGGGATCCGTGTAGAAGGGCTGCTCGAGTGAGAAACCCTCTCTGCGGCTGTTCAAGAGCCTCAGCATATCGTTGCGCGCATCCATGTCCTGTCCTCTTCGTTCAAGGACTGACTATGGTGGTGATTGAGGAAGGATCGACCGCACGCCGGCTCGCGCCGG is a genomic window of Mesorhizobium huakuii containing:
- a CDS encoding alpha-ketoglutarate-dependent dioxygenase AlkB family protein, coding for MLVLPKGVRHMPAYLSRTVQEALVEAVRGIVQQAPLFVPAMPRTGKEMSVRMTNCGPLGWVTDKERGYRYQPMHPLTGEPWPPIPESLLDLWRQVSAYPNPPQACLINFYTADAKMGLHQDRDEADFSAPVVSVSLGDDCLFRVGQATREGATKSFRLKSGDVVVLGGEGRLCFHGVDRIYPSTSALLKNGGRINLTLRRVTKAE
- a CDS encoding nucleotidyltransferase family protein; protein product: MADIRCIERRFPDYGWSWPTGGLDQLLKAALLPDEDAAAACAGRWLDENDIDHVSFREHRLLAAISDRFGRKLAGHSAYPRLVGLQKMLWTKSRMAMREAEPALKAMTDAGCKVMLIKGASRIALNASAQRGRVAHDIDILVRPQDMQTAFDVLRDGDWQIATGVSPQYLRTRLASLRSMNFFKGNLGDIDLHQLAYDGSQRSEEDDLAIWQRADSAEFSGVGVLVPSPADRIALAIAHGGLDAHTHSDWLVDCAVAIRGGDVDWDVFLDVVARRGLAVAAAVALSYLALETGVGVPDKVLGRVLDMADRTGLSRWSAVLQAKPRTDFGRLVWLSRGLAKQLRLRRKSGRLRQEPPAKAWRGRPARNEPSQTLPPSVFSQAIPCPPTAGEMMLDITVKIRVPPVRRRIEMEINVDDDHIARLRAMAISRSGGERVLHFRGKVTLDGERRAVTLEARPSRQFRQWDDDATVAAYGALPFHLISAIFSPLR
- a CDS encoding glycosyltransferase family 2 protein gives rise to the protein MSGYGVVIPAFNASGTIGETLRSVATQTVRPDLVVIVDDGSTDDLASAIGGTDLPVQLLRQANAGPGSATTRGIAALSTPLIATLDADDLWLPDKIERQLAHLKRCPATAGVFCHWRNFRNDQPDAPEATAVPGWSRTTMMIRREVAKTVGPIVDPPGGRGEMIDWIARAREAGLALDMLDEALALRRIRPGSLSYGRDAARDRGYLEVARLAMLRRARNKAGPG
- a CDS encoding glycosyltransferase family 2 protein, with the protein product MRLSVIMPVHNRETFVGPALRSLLRQRDAADLDIIVIDDGSTDGSAEMVRSLMAENACIRLFQQPNMGVTRTRNTGLGLLKPETDLVSFLDSDDISPVGRFAADIELFRNDPNLDLTYSRMMLVDKIDDERLEPAADSRSITVRGIHLSAAIFTRRLVGRIGVFDEAFHQAEDTDYLLRTFESGPRYVTPETVALYYRRHPGNMTRQTDVQSREFMRAIYKSMTRRKADPTLRRIEGIFELKDLADWQFM
- a CDS encoding glycosyltransferase family 2 protein codes for the protein MKLSVIMPVYNRERYVVPALRSLVRQRDAADLDIIVIDDGSTDGSAEAVRSMMVENPCIRLFRQENMGVARTRNAGLRQLPADAEFVSFLDSDDISLAGRFKTDLARFGESPGLELTYSLMTLADRIDDERLEPAVDSRTMTMRGISLSIALFRRSLVERTGQFDEEFEQAEDTDYLLRVFETGANYELLDTVAIYYRRHAGNVTKEHDSRVRNHLRAIHKSMRRRKADPSLREVQGIFELKSASADWRMM
- a CDS encoding serine kinase, with the protein product MPRVTLETLPDYARHLITAAEDAAACYPAARTIRLPRLELIAHVAPGVLAEALGHAFLEAEDDLAEPSTCRIFTVHPGIGGIPEPARWGDAHFTEYGFAERLAGAELRGHYFHDLDFWQVYDPERRIGVQLMTSPDAFPPWEPTAPLRAFLHWEYAARGMRLTHAGTLGANGKGVLLAGAGGAGKSGTVAAGLLNGLDSVGDDYVLIDLAGGVTARPLFSTLKQDPQGFARLGLQQRLMIESPLNWQGKHTFHIADIAPRPVPAALDIVALVVPHIGGGETSSIVPVSRRDAMIALAPSGIMQMPGERESGFRFFGDLTRQLPSYRLSLGTHPEEIAGTLADFLTRVVS
- a CDS encoding PqqD family protein, with product MTRDCDAYAVASRDIVFESFDGEAVVLNLANGKYFGFSDSGSRVWQALASGIDARALIGLTAGGSTLGAAELEHFISQLLELGLLVPSETAAQPLPGELPAELAATSEPLDVSIHDDLADLIIVDPIHEVEEPLGWPAVKQAS
- a CDS encoding hybrid-cluster NAD(P)-dependent oxidoreductase; translated protein: MTDLGLYRHLDQMAPWNDRLQVLEVIGVSDEAPDVKTFTFRSDNQTWFRYKPGQFVTLELPTPDGPLMRTYTLSSSPSRPFSIAVTVKAQAGSIGTRWMFDHLKPGSHVKAYGPNGDFSLHSHPAAKYLFISAGSGVTPMMSMLRWLNDCAPWTDVGFVNCARRAEEIIFRKELELLGGHMPGLSLGFMIEERSSREGWYGHMGRIDAIRLPLLAPDFREREIFCCGPDPFMRAVRGMLEAAGFDMTKYHQESFAAPMVEEIPAPFAAPDSVAVPVEAATPIRFALSDVDAECVAGQTVLQTARASGVRIPAACEFGLCGTCKVKKVSGAVEMSHNGGILDHEIDDGFILACCSKPLSALEIEA
- a CDS encoding aromatic ring-hydroxylating oxygenase subunit alpha encodes the protein MDARNDMLRLLNSRREGFSLEQPFYTDPDFFKLDMELIWYRDWLFIGHDCELPKPGSFITVQIGDYPVVLVRDQQGKINAFHNSCRHRGSRVCNTDKGMAAKLVCPYHQWTYELDGRLLFARQMADGFDKSQFGLKPVACESVAGYIFICLAKEAADFAPMRAMIEPYLKPHRLSEAKIAFESTIVEKGNWKLVWENNRECYHCAGNHPELCKTFPEAPTVTGVQGADSDPEMLAHWAKCEAAGLPSKFRIDPAGQFRATRAPLLRDAVSYTMTGKRAVKKNLSDSVSADRIGTLMHYHYPTTWNHILIDHAVTFRVLPISATETAVTTKWLVHKDAVEGVDYDLAELTHVWTETNDQDRRIVEENAFGILSPAYEPGPYSELHEGGVIQFVDWYARFIGPRLADDGRPALRSVA